The following are encoded in a window of Flavobacterium cupriresistens genomic DNA:
- a CDS encoding Nif3-like dinuclear metal center hexameric protein produces the protein MKLKEIIAVLEEMAPLAYAEDFDNVGLLVGDADSITTGVLVCHDALETVIDEALAKKCNLVVCFHPILFSGIKKITGKNYVERAILKAIKNDIAIYAVHTALDNHSQGVNKIFCDALGLLNTKVLIPKQNFIQKLVTYTVPSNADKVRTALFEAGAGRIGNYDDCSFNSNGIGTYKGNENSNPVIGVRNEHTETEEVKIEVTFEKHLQSKILKTLFAHHIYEEVAYEIYDLKNSHQQIGLGMIGELENEMNENDFLHFVKGKMIADGIRHSAFLGKKVKKVAVLGGSGSFAIKNAISAGADAFLTADLKYHQFYEAENRLLLADIGHFESERYTKNYIVDYLRKKILNFAIILSEENTNPVKYL, from the coding sequence ATGAAACTAAAAGAAATAATTGCGGTTCTTGAAGAAATGGCTCCATTAGCCTATGCGGAAGATTTTGATAATGTAGGACTCTTAGTCGGTGATGCTGACAGCATAACTACCGGAGTCTTAGTTTGCCATGATGCACTAGAAACTGTCATTGACGAAGCTCTTGCAAAAAAATGCAATTTGGTTGTTTGTTTTCATCCCATATTATTTTCGGGCATTAAAAAAATTACCGGCAAAAATTATGTGGAGCGCGCGATCTTAAAAGCGATTAAAAATGACATTGCGATTTATGCCGTTCACACCGCACTCGACAATCATTCCCAAGGTGTCAATAAAATTTTCTGTGATGCTTTAGGATTGCTCAACACCAAAGTTTTGATTCCGAAGCAAAATTTCATTCAGAAATTAGTAACCTATACCGTTCCTTCTAACGCTGATAAAGTTAGAACGGCCTTATTTGAAGCCGGTGCCGGAAGAATTGGCAACTATGATGACTGCAGTTTTAACTCTAACGGAATCGGAACATACAAAGGAAATGAGAACAGTAATCCCGTAATTGGAGTACGAAATGAACACACTGAAACGGAAGAAGTAAAAATTGAGGTTACATTTGAAAAACATTTGCAATCTAAAATTTTAAAAACCCTTTTTGCCCATCATATTTACGAAGAAGTGGCTTATGAAATTTATGATTTAAAAAACTCACATCAGCAAATTGGTTTAGGAATGATTGGTGAATTGGAGAACGAAATGAACGAGAATGATTTTCTGCATTTCGTAAAAGGTAAAATGATTGCCGACGGTATTCGTCATTCTGCCTTTTTAGGAAAAAAAGTAAAGAAAGTAGCCGTTTTGGGTGGCTCAGGTAGTTTTGCGATAAAAAATGCCATTTCGGCCGGAGCAGATGCTTTTTTGACTGCCGATTTAAAGTACCATCAATTTTACGAAGCCGAAAATCGATTACTTTTAGCAGATATTGGTCATTTTGAGAGCGAACGCTATACAAAAAACTATATTGTTGATTATCTTCGAAAAAAAATCCTTAATTTTGCCATCATTTTATCAGAAGAAAATACAAATCCAGTTAAGTACTTATAG
- a CDS encoding zinc ribbon domain-containing protein: protein MANTKELSVEDKLRAIYDLQLIDSRIDEIRNVRGELPLEVEDLEDEVAGLSTRSEKLKGELEVVEEQIKGKKIAIDEHKEVIKKYTKQQESVRNNREFNSLTKEVEFQELEIQLAEKQIKEMKASIEHKKEVISNLKEKLDAKSSHLKHKKSELDAIMSETQKEEIFLTEKSAEYSSQIEERLLAAYTRIRTSVRNGLAVVSIERGASAGSFFTIPPQTQVEIASRKKIITDEHSGRILVDSALAEEEKEKMEQLFSKF, encoded by the coding sequence ATGGCGAATACGAAAGAATTAAGTGTTGAGGACAAGTTAAGAGCAATATACGATTTACAGCTTATTGACTCTAGAATTGACGAAATCAGAAACGTAAGAGGAGAACTTCCTCTAGAAGTGGAAGATTTAGAAGATGAAGTTGCAGGTTTGAGCACTCGTTCAGAGAAACTGAAGGGAGAACTTGAAGTGGTTGAGGAGCAAATCAAAGGGAAGAAAATTGCCATTGATGAGCACAAAGAGGTTATCAAAAAATACACAAAACAACAAGAATCAGTTCGTAATAACAGAGAATTTAATTCTTTGACTAAAGAGGTTGAATTTCAGGAATTAGAAATTCAATTGGCTGAAAAGCAAATCAAAGAAATGAAAGCTTCTATCGAACATAAAAAAGAAGTTATTTCTAATTTAAAAGAAAAACTTGACGCAAAAAGTTCTCATTTAAAACATAAAAAATCAGAACTGGATGCTATTATGTCTGAAACTCAAAAAGAAGAAATCTTCTTAACAGAGAAATCTGCTGAGTATTCTTCTCAAATTGAAGAAAGACTATTAGCAGCTTATACCAGAATCAGAACTAGTGTTCGTAATGGTTTAGCGGTTGTATCAATCGAAAGAGGAGCATCTGCAGGATCATTCTTTACTATTCCGCCACAAACTCAGGTAGAGATTGCTTCCAGAAAGAAAATCATCACTGATGAGCATTCAGGAAGAATTTTGGTTGACAGCGCATTAGCTGAAGAAGAAAAAGAAAAAATGGAACAATTGTTC
- the lpxK gene encoding tetraacyldisaccharide 4'-kinase produces the protein MNVLRKLLFPFAILYGLITTIRNFLFDKGILKSTSFDLPVIAVGNLSVGGTGKTPQIEYLIRLLADTYKIATLSRGYKRQSEGFVLADATSNAAVLGDEPFQFFQKFPNVQVAVDANRTNGVTQLLSQTTKPEVILLDDAYQHRKVKAGFYILLTAFDDLYADDFMLPTGNLRESRSGANRANIVIVTKCPKDLSVEKQNEIQVKLKLADSQQLYFTFIAYDDFIYSKEEKIAVKEIEGEPKLLLAGIAKPTSFFNYLKNGKEECLTFPDHHHFSESDLEMIQNKAQGKKIITTEKDYVRLKDSKLVSQLYYLPIKSTFISKHQNFDAAILAYVKGGV, from the coding sequence ATGAATGTACTTCGAAAACTACTTTTTCCGTTTGCGATTTTATACGGATTGATTACTACGATTCGTAATTTTCTTTTTGATAAAGGGATTCTGAAATCTACCTCGTTTGATCTGCCGGTTATAGCGGTTGGAAATTTGAGCGTTGGCGGAACCGGAAAAACACCTCAGATCGAATACCTTATTCGGTTGTTGGCGGATACTTACAAAATAGCAACTTTGAGTCGTGGGTACAAACGACAATCTGAAGGTTTTGTTTTGGCAGATGCTACATCAAATGCTGCTGTTTTAGGCGATGAACCTTTTCAGTTTTTTCAGAAATTTCCAAATGTTCAGGTAGCTGTTGATGCGAACAGAACGAACGGAGTCACACAATTGCTTTCGCAAACAACAAAACCGGAAGTTATTTTGTTGGATGATGCCTATCAACACCGAAAAGTAAAAGCCGGATTTTATATTTTATTAACGGCTTTTGATGATTTGTACGCGGATGATTTTATGTTGCCAACCGGAAATTTAAGAGAAAGCAGAAGTGGTGCAAATCGTGCAAATATTGTTATTGTAACAAAATGTCCGAAGGATTTATCAGTTGAAAAACAAAATGAAATCCAGGTAAAATTAAAATTGGCTGACTCCCAGCAATTGTATTTTACTTTTATAGCATACGATGATTTTATTTATAGTAAGGAGGAGAAAATTGCTGTAAAAGAGATTGAGGGCGAACCAAAACTACTTTTGGCCGGAATCGCAAAACCGACCTCCTTTTTTAATTATTTGAAAAATGGAAAAGAAGAATGCCTCACTTTTCCGGATCATCATCATTTTTCAGAGTCCGATTTGGAAATGATTCAGAACAAAGCTCAAGGAAAAAAAATCATTACAACAGAGAAAGACTACGTTCGCCTGAAAGACTCGAAATTGGTTTCGCAGTTGTATTACCTGCCGATAAAAAGCACATTTATCAGCAAACACCAAAATTTTGATGCTGCGATTTTAGCGTATGTAAAAGGAGGCGTTTGA
- the gap gene encoding type I glyceraldehyde-3-phosphate dehydrogenase, with product MKTRIAINGFGRIGRNLFRLLLNHSEIEVVAINDIADNKTMSHLIKYDSIHGVLPFKVSHDEKGIIVDGKHFLFFHEKSISNLDWESHSIDFVIESTGKYKTHEDLNKHIEVGAKKVILSAPSEVDTIKTVVLGVNEHILDGNETIVSNASCTTNNAAPMIKIIEELCGIEQAYITTIHSYTTDQSLHDQPHKDLRRARGASQSIVPTTTGAAKALTKIFPKLHEKIGGCGIRVPVPDGSLTDITFNVQRAVTIEEINTAFEKASNTNLKGILDYTEDPIVSVDVIGNTNSCLFDAQLTSVIDKMVKVVGWYDNEIGYSSRLIDLILLMKKT from the coding sequence TTGAAAACAAGAATTGCTATTAACGGTTTTGGAAGAATTGGAAGAAATTTATTTCGTTTACTTTTAAACCATTCAGAAATTGAAGTCGTTGCTATAAATGACATTGCAGATAACAAAACAATGTCTCATCTGATCAAATACGACAGTATACATGGTGTCTTGCCTTTTAAAGTAAGTCACGATGAAAAAGGGATTATCGTTGATGGAAAGCATTTTTTATTTTTTCATGAAAAAAGTATTTCAAATTTAGACTGGGAAAGTCATTCTATTGATTTTGTAATCGAATCAACAGGAAAGTATAAGACCCATGAAGATTTAAACAAACATATTGAAGTTGGAGCCAAAAAGGTGATTCTTTCTGCTCCTTCTGAAGTTGATACTATAAAAACGGTTGTACTTGGAGTAAACGAACATATACTGGACGGTAATGAAACGATAGTTTCGAATGCAAGTTGCACAACAAATAACGCTGCTCCGATGATTAAAATCATTGAAGAACTATGCGGTATTGAGCAGGCATACATTACAACAATACATTCGTACACTACTGATCAGAGTCTTCACGACCAACCACATAAGGATTTACGCCGTGCGAGAGGTGCCAGTCAGTCAATTGTTCCAACAACTACGGGTGCAGCTAAAGCTTTAACAAAAATTTTCCCTAAATTGCATGAAAAAATAGGGGGTTGTGGAATTCGAGTACCCGTTCCGGATGGTTCATTAACTGACATCACATTTAATGTGCAACGTGCCGTGACGATCGAAGAAATCAACACCGCTTTTGAAAAAGCCTCAAATACAAATTTAAAAGGAATATTAGATTACACAGAAGATCCGATTGTATCGGTTGATGTGATTGGTAACACAAATTCGTGTCTTTTTGACGCACAACTAACCTCCGTTATTGACAAAATGGTAAAAGTTGTGGGTTGGTATGATAATGAAATTGGCTATTCATCACGATTGATTGATTTGATTTTACTGATGAAAAAAACATAA
- a CDS encoding tetratricopeptide repeat-containing hybrid sensor histidine kinase/response regulator gives MKHYLLILISFFSLFLYSQVEQNTDSAFYYNKLANANLQNKKFDQAVFFTQKSIDFCATNNFPDNLANQTFKLGKIYYNQRNYNEALKNFYKSVSLFDKAKPTCTKALALHYIGITNVAKGNYQLAEIYYKKADSLLKKLNIVDKAEILHYEKAIAFKASNNFPLAIETFQKIVKKPDNKPNLKTKTDAYYQLGLIETQLKQNDSAIIHFDKALEINAKTNDLVQKSKIILAISQYYKRNKHFDLAYSYLDEYYQIENSLLKIKSAKLDSNQFKKFKHSQSVSTTLKRENEEKIQLKTYRYSKLVSILAIALISILSLLSLALYKNNIIRNQNNLLLREKNKELILAKNKAEKASKARSEFLSTVSHELRTPLNAINGITHLLLEDSPKKNQLKYLESLKFSGNYLTTFINEILEINKIDSTKVEVEHIPFHLKELLFNIQSSLKELATANKNYFNLEMDEAIPDNLIGDPTKLSQIILNLINNALKFTQNGHVNVIAKLYAIEEENATVYFEIVDTGIGIPEDKLQTVFESFSQASVEVNRKYGGTGLGLTIVKKLIELLGGEIKLKSEVGKGSTFTFKLNFKINNEPLEVKEESKPYNDKQLKHKSILLIEDNKINQMITRKMLENKAIICEIVDNGEDAVELLKVKRFDMILMDVHLPGINGTTATKQIREFDKITPIIALTAISLDENRDMLLSYGMNDVITKPFVPDEFYSIIARFFD, from the coding sequence ATGAAACATTATCTTTTAATTCTTATTAGTTTTTTTAGTCTGTTTTTGTATTCTCAAGTGGAACAGAATACAGATAGTGCTTTCTATTATAATAAGTTAGCCAACGCCAATCTTCAAAACAAAAAATTCGATCAGGCTGTTTTTTTTACACAGAAATCAATTGATTTTTGTGCCACAAATAACTTTCCCGATAATTTGGCCAATCAGACTTTTAAGCTTGGTAAAATTTATTACAACCAAAGAAATTATAACGAAGCTTTAAAAAACTTTTACAAAAGTGTTTCTTTGTTTGATAAAGCAAAACCAACCTGCACCAAAGCGCTGGCACTACACTACATAGGCATAACCAATGTAGCAAAAGGCAATTATCAGCTCGCTGAAATTTATTATAAAAAAGCAGATTCTCTTTTAAAGAAATTAAATATTGTTGACAAAGCTGAAATTTTGCACTACGAAAAAGCAATCGCGTTTAAGGCCAGCAACAACTTTCCTTTAGCGATAGAAACTTTTCAAAAAATAGTCAAAAAACCGGACAACAAGCCCAATTTAAAAACTAAAACCGACGCGTATTATCAACTGGGATTAATTGAAACGCAGCTGAAACAAAATGATTCTGCCATCATTCATTTCGACAAGGCTTTAGAAATAAACGCCAAAACCAATGATCTGGTTCAAAAATCAAAAATAATTCTGGCCATAAGTCAGTACTACAAAAGAAACAAACATTTTGACCTTGCTTACTCCTATCTTGATGAATACTACCAGATCGAGAACTCTCTTTTAAAAATAAAAAGTGCAAAATTAGACTCCAATCAGTTTAAAAAATTCAAACACAGCCAGTCTGTCAGCACTACTTTAAAGCGAGAGAACGAGGAGAAAATTCAATTAAAAACATATCGATACTCCAAACTCGTAAGCATCTTGGCGATTGCCTTAATTTCGATTTTATCTCTTTTGAGTTTGGCTCTTTACAAAAACAACATTATTCGAAATCAGAATAATTTGCTTTTGAGAGAAAAAAACAAAGAACTCATTCTGGCTAAAAACAAAGCAGAGAAAGCATCAAAAGCCAGATCAGAATTTCTGTCAACGGTAAGTCATGAACTCCGGACTCCCTTAAATGCAATCAACGGTATTACGCATTTATTGCTCGAAGACAGTCCTAAAAAAAACCAGTTAAAGTACCTCGAGTCTTTAAAATTCTCCGGAAACTACCTGACCACTTTTATCAACGAGATTCTTGAAATCAACAAAATTGACTCCACAAAAGTAGAAGTCGAACATATTCCTTTCCATCTGAAAGAGTTGTTATTCAACATTCAAAGCTCCTTAAAAGAGCTCGCAACGGCTAACAAAAATTACTTCAACCTTGAAATGGACGAAGCAATTCCCGATAATTTAATTGGTGACCCTACCAAATTATCTCAGATCATACTTAACCTGATCAACAACGCGTTAAAATTCACTCAAAACGGACATGTAAATGTAATTGCCAAATTATATGCCATTGAAGAAGAAAATGCCACCGTTTATTTTGAAATTGTCGACACCGGAATCGGAATCCCGGAAGACAAACTGCAAACCGTTTTTGAAAGCTTTTCTCAGGCCTCTGTAGAAGTAAACCGAAAATACGGCGGAACCGGCCTTGGACTTACCATCGTAAAAAAATTAATTGAGTTGTTGGGCGGCGAAATCAAATTAAAAAGTGAAGTTGGCAAAGGCTCTACTTTTACCTTCAAATTAAACTTTAAAATCAACAATGAACCTCTCGAGGTCAAAGAAGAATCAAAACCATACAACGACAAACAATTGAAACACAAATCGATTTTACTGATTGAAGACAACAAAATCAATCAGATGATTACCCGAAAAATGCTAGAGAATAAAGCGATCATATGCGAAATAGTCGATAATGGCGAAGATGCTGTTGAACTTCTAAAAGTAAAACGATTCGACATGATTTTAATGGATGTTCACTTACCGGGAATCAACGGAACAACAGCCACAAAACAAATTAGAGAATTTGACAAAATAACACCAATTATTGCTCTAACCGCTATTTCACTAGACGAAAACAGAGACATGTTATTGTCTTACGGCATGAATGATGTCATCACAAAACCCTTTGTTCCGGACGAGTTTTACAGTATAATTGCACGCTTTTTTGATTGA
- the lipA gene encoding lipoyl synthase produces the protein METVIENIPTGKPKWLKVKLPIGQKYTELRGLVDKYSLNTICTSGSCPNMGECWGEGTATFMILGNVCTRSCGFCGVKTGRPETVDWDEPEKVARSIKIMNIKHAVITSVDRDDLKDGGSIIWIETVKAIRRMNPNTTLETLIPDFQGIERNIDRIVEANPEVVSHNVETVRRLTREVRIQAKYDRSLEVLRYLKEKGINRTKSGIMLGLGETEEEVFQTMTDLRNANVDVVTIGQYLQPSKKHLPVKEFITPDQFAKYEKFGLELGFRHVESGPLVRSSYKAQKHIL, from the coding sequence ATGGAAACAGTCATTGAAAATATACCAACTGGAAAACCGAAATGGTTAAAAGTAAAACTTCCAATTGGACAAAAATATACAGAGCTTCGTGGTTTAGTAGACAAGTATAGTTTAAATACTATTTGCACCTCAGGAAGCTGCCCAAATATGGGAGAATGCTGGGGTGAAGGAACAGCAACTTTTATGATTCTCGGAAATGTTTGCACGCGTTCTTGCGGGTTTTGCGGTGTAAAAACCGGAAGACCGGAAACTGTCGATTGGGATGAACCTGAAAAAGTAGCCCGATCTATAAAAATCATGAACATCAAACATGCGGTAATTACCAGTGTTGACCGAGATGATTTAAAAGATGGTGGTTCTATCATCTGGATTGAAACGGTAAAAGCAATTCGCAGAATGAACCCAAATACCACTCTTGAAACCTTAATTCCGGATTTCCAGGGAATCGAAAGAAACATCGACCGAATTGTAGAAGCCAATCCTGAAGTAGTTTCACATAATGTGGAGACGGTACGCCGTTTGACACGTGAGGTGCGTATTCAGGCTAAATACGATCGTAGCCTTGAAGTATTGCGTTACCTGAAAGAAAAAGGAATCAACAGAACCAAGTCAGGTATTATGCTGGGTCTTGGTGAAACGGAAGAAGAAGTATTCCAAACGATGACCGATTTACGTAATGCAAATGTAGATGTAGTGACTATTGGTCAATACCTGCAACCAAGTAAGAAACATTTGCCCGTAAAAGAATTCATAACACCGGATCAATTTGCCAAATACGAGAAATTTGGTCTTGAATTAGGTTTCCGTCATGTGGAGAGTGGGCCTTTAGTTCGTTCTTCCTACAAAGCACAAAAACATATTTTATAA